A single window of Deinococcota bacterium DNA harbors:
- the rlmN gene encoding 23S rRNA (adenine(2503)-C(2))-methyltransferase RlmN produces MKPSLLDLEPFQLPLPASGEGYRRQQLLSWLYRGARSFGEMVNLPLAWRRELEATYSLGVMASYERFVSRDGSVKYLFTLHDGKQTEAVYMPYRGRKTICISSMVGCPAACAFCATGAMGFGRNLSRAEIIDQILTVAVAEGIAPREIRNVVLMGMGEALLNYDNALAAIRGMIHPDGLDMSPRRITLSTVGLPARIRKLAGEGLGLVLAVSLHAPDEETRRKIIPTAHAHSIDDIVASLRDWTSATGRRVTIEYTMLKGVNDALWQAEELAERLGGLISHVNLIPFNPWDGAPFSGSENAKTLAFQRALEARGLSVSVRFSRGRDAGAACGQLALSRPAQGAAPA; encoded by the coding sequence GTGAAACCGAGCCTCTTGGACCTCGAGCCCTTCCAGTTGCCCCTGCCGGCGAGCGGCGAAGGCTACCGCCGCCAGCAGCTCCTGAGCTGGCTCTACCGGGGCGCGCGCTCCTTCGGCGAAATGGTCAACCTGCCCTTGGCCTGGCGCCGGGAGTTGGAGGCGACCTACAGCCTCGGCGTGATGGCCTCGTATGAGCGCTTCGTCTCCAGGGACGGCTCGGTCAAGTACCTCTTTACCCTGCACGACGGCAAACAGACCGAGGCCGTCTACATGCCCTACAGGGGCCGGAAAACCATCTGCATCTCGTCGATGGTCGGTTGCCCGGCGGCCTGCGCCTTTTGCGCGACGGGGGCGATGGGCTTCGGTCGCAACCTGAGCCGCGCCGAGATCATCGACCAGATCCTCACCGTGGCCGTGGCCGAGGGGATTGCCCCGCGCGAGATCCGCAACGTCGTCCTGATGGGCATGGGCGAGGCGCTCTTAAACTACGACAACGCGCTCGCGGCCATTCGCGGCATGATCCACCCGGACGGCCTTGACATGTCGCCGCGCCGCATCACCCTGTCGACGGTGGGCCTGCCGGCGCGCATCCGCAAGCTGGCCGGGGAGGGGCTCGGCCTGGTCCTGGCGGTGAGCCTGCACGCGCCCGACGAGGAGACGCGCCGCAAAATAATCCCCACCGCCCACGCCCACTCAATCGACGACATCGTCGCTTCCTTGCGCGACTGGACGAGCGCGACCGGCCGCCGCGTCACCATCGAGTACACCATGCTCAAAGGCGTCAACGACGCGCTCTGGCAGGCCGAGGAGCTGGCTGAGAGACTGGGGGGCCTCATCTCGCACGTCAACCTGATCCCCTTTAACCCCTGGGACGGCGCGCCCTTTTCCGGCAGCGAGAACGCCAAGACCCTGGCCTTTCAGCGTGCCCTCGAGGCGCGGGGCCTGTCGGTCTCGGTGCGCTTCAGCCGCGGCCGCGACGCCGGGGCGGCCTGCGGCCAGCTGGCCTTGTCGCGTCCGGCTCAGGGGGCGGCGCCCGCCTAG
- the purU gene encoding formyltetrahydrofolate deformylase codes for MAPDHSTNTARLLISCPDRPGIVAAVSQFLYSHGANVLDSSQHSTDPTGGTFFMRMVFYLEGLDLSRPQFERAFGAVVARPFDMSWRVAYADRVKRMAVLVSRYDHCLLELLYRWRSGDYQVEIPFVLSNHDDLRELTESFGLSYHHLPVDGDKVPREAGRGAQERRVLERLEEGVDLVVLARYMQILSPAFVARYPGRIINIHHSFLPAFVGANPYKHAYERGVKLIGATAHYVTDALDEGPIIEQDVTRVSHRYSVGDLIRVGRDTERAVLARAVAAHLDDRVLVFGNKTVVF; via the coding sequence GTGGCACCTGATCATTCGACCAACACCGCAAGGTTGCTCATCTCCTGTCCCGACCGGCCCGGCATCGTCGCGGCCGTCTCGCAGTTTCTCTACTCCCACGGGGCCAACGTGCTCGACTCGAGCCAGCACTCGACCGACCCGACCGGCGGCACCTTCTTTATGCGCATGGTCTTTTATCTCGAGGGCCTGGACCTCAGCCGTCCGCAGTTCGAGCGGGCCTTTGGCGCCGTCGTCGCCCGGCCTTTCGATATGAGCTGGCGCGTCGCCTACGCCGACAGGGTCAAGCGCATGGCGGTTCTCGTTTCCAGATACGACCACTGCCTCTTGGAGCTTCTCTACCGCTGGCGCAGCGGCGACTACCAGGTCGAGATCCCTTTCGTCCTCTCCAACCACGACGACCTCCGGGAGCTCACCGAGTCCTTTGGGCTCTCTTACCACCACCTGCCCGTGGACGGTGACAAAGTGCCCCGCGAAGCGGGTAGGGGGGCGCAGGAGCGGAGGGTGCTCGAGAGGCTCGAGGAAGGCGTGGACCTCGTGGTCCTGGCACGCTACATGCAGATCCTCTCGCCCGCCTTCGTGGCCCGCTATCCGGGGCGCATCATCAACATCCACCACTCCTTTTTGCCCGCCTTTGTCGGCGCCAACCCTTACAAGCACGCCTACGAGCGCGGCGTCAAGCTGATCGGCGCGACCGCTCACTACGTCACCGACGCCCTCGACGAAGGTCCCATCATCGAGCAGGACGTGACCCGCGTGTCGCACCGCTACTCGGTGGGTGACCTCATCCGGGTCGGCCGCGACACCGAGCGGGCGGTCTTGGCGCGGGCGGTGGCCGCGCACCTAGATGACCGCGTGCTCGTCTTCGGCAACAAGACCGTCGTCTTCTGA
- a CDS encoding adenine phosphoribosyltransferase (Catalyzes a salvage reaction resulting in the formation of AMP, that is energically less costly than de novo synthesis), whose product MKTHPIRIANIQRELPVVNVGAVSVALLNLLGDTALTEAAADELVAKLPEGVAVMVTPEVKAVPLAHAMSVRTGIPYVVARKTEKPYMVNPVKKTVLSITTGKPQDLVLDGHDIEVIKGKKVAIIDDVVSTGGTLKSLSELLTEVGGVVAATLTVFTEGDERDDVIALGHLPLYAAEDGV is encoded by the coding sequence GTGAAAACCCATCCCATCCGGATTGCCAACATTCAGCGCGAGCTGCCGGTCGTCAACGTCGGCGCGGTGTCGGTGGCGCTTTTAAACCTTCTGGGCGACACCGCCCTCACCGAGGCCGCCGCCGACGAACTCGTCGCCAAGCTGCCCGAGGGCGTCGCCGTCATGGTGACGCCGGAGGTCAAGGCGGTGCCCCTGGCCCACGCCATGAGCGTCCGCACCGGCATTCCCTACGTGGTAGCCCGCAAAACCGAGAAGCCCTACATGGTGAACCCGGTCAAGAAGACCGTGCTTTCGATAACCACTGGAAAGCCGCAGGACCTCGTCTTGGACGGCCACGACATCGAGGTCATCAAGGGCAAGAAGGTCGCCATCATCGACGACGTGGTTTCGACTGGCGGCACGCTCAAGAGCCTGTCGGAACTCCTCACCGAAGTCGGCGGCGTCGTGGCGGCCACCTTGACGGTATTCACCGAAGGCGACGAACGGGACGACGTGATCGCGCTCGGGCACCTGCCACTCTACGCCGCTGAGGACGGCGTCTAG
- the purB gene encoding adenylosuccinate lyase, whose product MIDRYSTPEMNTLWSEANRYRVWLDIELAATGAWEGLGEVPPGTAARIRSSLEARPLDEAFAERVRELEAETRHDIVAFTRALTERVGEEARYIHLGLTSTDVVDSAQNLVLRRALGLISADVRALAAAVKERAVQYKHTPCIGRTHGVHAEPMTFGLKFLNFYAALKRDLERLERARESISVVMLSGSVGTYAHLPPEIERQVGERLGLEPDPVTNQTVARDRHAEVLSALAILGTSLERIALEIRHLQRSEVREAQEGFGAGQTGSSSMPHKKNPIATENISGIVRLMRSNLQAALENVALWHERDISHSSVERVILPDTTTLASYATRRLTGVVEALVVYPEAMQNNLAALRGLIFSQRVLHKLLGKGMMREQAYELVQRNSLLAWETQTPLRDLVRQDPDNVLSEEELGAAFDVSWYLRHVDEIYSRFGL is encoded by the coding sequence ATGATCGACCGCTACAGCACCCCCGAAATGAACACGCTGTGGAGCGAAGCGAACCGTTACCGGGTCTGGCTCGACATCGAACTGGCCGCCACCGGGGCCTGGGAGGGCCTCGGCGAGGTGCCCCCGGGCACGGCGGCGAGGATTCGCTCCTCGCTCGAGGCCCGACCCCTCGACGAGGCCTTTGCCGAGCGCGTCCGCGAGCTCGAGGCGGAGACCCGCCATGACATCGTCGCCTTTACCCGCGCGCTTACGGAGCGCGTCGGTGAGGAGGCGCGCTACATCCACCTGGGTCTGACCAGCACCGACGTGGTGGACTCGGCGCAGAATCTCGTCTTGCGCCGCGCCTTGGGGCTCATCTCGGCGGACGTGCGCGCTCTGGCCGCGGCGGTCAAGGAAAGGGCGGTCCAGTACAAGCACACGCCCTGTATCGGCCGCACCCACGGCGTCCACGCCGAGCCGATGACCTTCGGGCTCAAGTTCCTCAACTTCTACGCGGCGCTAAAGCGCGACCTGGAGAGGCTGGAGCGCGCGCGCGAGTCGATAAGCGTGGTTATGCTGTCGGGTTCGGTCGGCACCTACGCCCACCTGCCGCCCGAGATCGAACGGCAGGTGGGCGAGAGGCTGGGGCTCGAGCCCGACCCCGTCACCAACCAGACCGTCGCCAGAGACCGTCATGCCGAAGTCCTGAGCGCCCTGGCGATCCTCGGCACCAGCTTGGAGCGTATCGCCCTCGAGATCCGCCACCTGCAGCGCAGCGAGGTCCGCGAGGCGCAGGAAGGTTTTGGAGCGGGTCAGACCGGCTCATCCTCCATGCCTCACAAGAAGAACCCCATCGCCACCGAGAACATCTCCGGCATCGTCCGGCTCATGCGCAGCAATCTCCAGGCCGCTTTGGAGAACGTCGCCCTCTGGCACGAGCGCGACATCAGCCACTCCTCGGTCGAGCGGGTCATCCTGCCCGACACCACCACCCTGGCGAGCTACGCCACCCGCCGCCTGACCGGGGTGGTCGAAGCGCTCGTGGTCTATCCCGAGGCCATGCAAAACAACTTGGCCGCCCTGCGCGGCCTCATCTTCTCGCAGCGCGTCCTGCACAAGCTCTTGGGCAAGGGCATGATGCGCGAGCAGGCTTATGAACTGGTGCAGCGAAACAGCCTGCTCGCCTGGGAGACGCAGACGCCGCTAAGAGACCTCGTTCGCCAAGACCCTGACAATGTGCTCAGCGAAGAGGAGTTGGGGGCGGCCTTCGACGTGAGCTGGTATCTGCGCCATGTCGATGAGATCTACAGCCGCTTCGGCCTCTAG
- the glgC gene encoding glucose-1-phosphate adenylyltransferase, with amino-acid sequence MTNPKVLGMVLAGGKGTRLNPLTLKRTKPAVPFGAKYRIIDFALNNMLNSKIYGIYVLTQFKAQSLTEHIQRYWRFGSFLHDYFITLAPAQMYLYEELGSEWYRGTADAIYQNIHLIDNSKADVVAIFSGDHIYKMDISHMIKGHVETGAEVSIAAYPTRLEDAAYRFGVIQVDRGFRVTEFQEKPEHPKPIPGRETHALASMGNYVFDTDCLYKLLERDAAVKISEHDFGKNVLPMALAEGYKIQAYDFAENPIPGQEGPNTYWRDVGTIDSYFEANMDLIALKPEFDLYNKDWPLRTANTYSAPSKFVHESPDRKGQAFNSLIAGDVIVSGATVRESLLARRVRVNSYSLVERAVVFEDCEIGRGCVVRNAIVDKNVCVPNGVRIGVDHDEDRARGLTVTETGIVVVPKSYKFQ; translated from the coding sequence ATGACAAATCCTAAAGTGCTGGGCATGGTGTTAGCGGGCGGCAAGGGCACGCGTCTGAATCCCCTCACCCTGAAGCGCACCAAGCCCGCGGTGCCCTTTGGCGCCAAGTACCGCATCATCGACTTCGCCCTGAACAACATGCTCAACTCGAAGATCTACGGCATCTACGTCCTGACCCAGTTCAAGGCGCAGTCCCTGACCGAGCACATCCAGCGCTACTGGCGCTTCGGCTCGTTCTTGCACGACTACTTCATTACCCTGGCGCCCGCGCAGATGTACCTCTACGAGGAACTCGGCAGCGAGTGGTATAGGGGCACCGCCGACGCCATCTACCAGAACATCCACCTCATCGACAACAGCAAGGCCGACGTGGTGGCAATCTTCAGCGGCGACCACATCTACAAGATGGACATCTCTCACATGATCAAGGGGCACGTCGAGACGGGCGCGGAGGTGAGCATCGCCGCCTATCCCACCCGACTCGAGGACGCCGCCTACCGCTTCGGCGTCATCCAGGTCGACAGGGGCTTTCGGGTCACCGAGTTCCAGGAGAAGCCCGAGCATCCCAAGCCCATCCCGGGGCGCGAAACGCACGCCCTGGCCTCGATGGGCAACTACGTCTTCGATACCGACTGTCTCTATAAGCTCTTGGAGCGCGACGCCGCCGTCAAGATCTCCGAGCACGACTTCGGCAAGAACGTCCTGCCGATGGCGCTGGCGGAGGGTTACAAGATACAGGCCTACGACTTCGCCGAAAACCCCATCCCCGGCCAGGAGGGGCCCAACACCTACTGGCGCGACGTGGGCACCATCGACTCCTACTTCGAGGCGAACATGGACCTCATCGCCCTCAAGCCGGAGTTCGACCTCTACAACAAGGACTGGCCGCTGCGCACCGCCAACACCTACTCCGCGCCCAGCAAGTTCGTCCACGAGAGTCCGGACCGCAAGGGCCAGGCCTTCAACTCCCTGATCGCCGGCGACGTGATCGTCTCCGGCGCGACGGTGCGCGAGTCGCTGTTGGCGCGGCGGGTGAGGGTCAACTCCTACAGCCTGGTCGAGCGCGCGGTCGTCTTCGAGGACTGCGAGATCGGCCGGGGCTGCGTGGTTCGCAACGCCATCGTCGACAAGAACGTGTGCGTGCCCAACGGCGTTCGCATCGGCGTCGATCACGACGAGGACCGCGCTCGAGGCCTCACGGTGACGGAAACGGGCATCGTGGTGGTGCCCAAGAGTTACAAGTTTCAGTAG
- a CDS encoding PASTA domain-containing protein: MSLLDGKYEIISQRLVDDTQTLFEATAPDGSAVTVVWYDFATGELEWTFQAYRQTLRALKSRGLAAVLDLVSRPGAHYVAWRRPPPGKPVAPGGCASVLEALRSLGLEPSQADIRLNPEGKPQVYGLAFNENLPTSQPGLPALGPAGPAPVTVRRPLLDRARLAPWALGLVLGVLGLGLFYLSFWLRADNSLVVVPPLLGQQVNAAARELHALGLAVQAEVTPSSSQEAGQVVGLEPVAGTQLRRGRAVTLRYALPPGSLTEEVVPELRGRLLDGGEIVGLLGERLELGEIARIAADVARGTVLAQSPPAGSRVPSGGAVNVLVSDGPREPLTFLPELRGLPVEEALELARLAGLGEERVTLAYLTGAPGAQGTVLDQSLPPFLPVSRDLAVLRLTVAGSPAPRLGESTLPDLWTMSREDAEHAIQEAGFQVGRVQEVQVASLPSGVVVQNPGAGALPGESGGVETGVELTVNIRPVAVTVEPSVEVREPPPCEFPYRFALESGIADGEVVVIAQIRDGNPQRLRRLRAGGGEVVEGLWTITDAGPVTFGLTFNGIPYGEPTTTTCRPATAG; this comes from the coding sequence GTGTCGTTACTGGACGGAAAATACGAGATCATCTCCCAGCGGCTCGTCGACGACACCCAGACGCTGTTCGAGGCGACCGCGCCCGACGGCAGCGCCGTCACCGTCGTGTGGTACGACTTCGCCACGGGCGAGCTCGAGTGGACCTTTCAGGCGTACCGCCAGACCCTGCGCGCGCTTAAAAGCCGCGGGCTAGCGGCGGTCTTGGACCTCGTCTCGCGGCCAGGCGCCCACTACGTCGCCTGGCGGCGACCTCCGCCCGGCAAGCCGGTCGCGCCGGGGGGTTGCGCGAGCGTGCTCGAGGCCCTTCGATCGCTCGGCCTCGAGCCCTCCCAAGCCGACATAAGGCTGAACCCGGAGGGCAAGCCGCAGGTCTACGGCCTGGCCTTCAACGAGAACTTGCCCACCAGCCAGCCGGGCCTGCCCGCCTTGGGGCCCGCCGGTCCAGCACCCGTCACCGTCCGGCGGCCGCTGCTGGATCGCGCGCGCCTCGCGCCCTGGGCCCTCGGCCTGGTGCTCGGCGTCCTAGGGTTGGGCCTCTTCTACTTGAGCTTCTGGCTGCGGGCGGACAACAGCCTGGTGGTGGTGCCGCCGCTCCTGGGTCAGCAGGTGAACGCCGCCGCTCGTGAACTCCACGCGCTCGGCCTGGCCGTACAGGCGGAGGTTACGCCCTCGTCGTCGCAGGAAGCGGGCCAGGTGGTCGGCCTCGAGCCTGTTGCCGGCACCCAGCTGAGAAGGGGGCGCGCGGTGACCCTGCGCTACGCCCTGCCGCCGGGAAGCCTCACCGAGGAGGTGGTGCCGGAGCTGCGCGGCCGGCTCCTCGACGGCGGCGAGATCGTCGGGCTCTTGGGCGAGCGGCTCGAGCTCGGCGAGATCGCCCGCATCGCCGCGGACGTTGCGCGGGGCACGGTCTTGGCCCAGTCTCCCCCCGCGGGCAGCCGCGTTCCCTCGGGCGGCGCCGTGAACGTCTTAGTGAGCGACGGCCCGCGCGAGCCGCTCACCTTCTTGCCCGAACTGCGCGGCCTGCCCGTGGAGGAGGCGCTCGAGCTGGCTCGCTTGGCGGGCCTCGGCGAAGAGCGCGTTACTCTGGCCTACCTGACGGGCGCGCCGGGCGCCCAGGGCACCGTACTGGACCAGAGCCTGCCGCCCTTTTTGCCGGTGTCGCGCGACCTGGCGGTCTTGCGGCTCACCGTCGCGGGCAGCCCGGCGCCGCGCCTGGGCGAGAGTACCTTGCCTGATCTCTGGACCATGAGCCGCGAGGACGCCGAGCACGCCATCCAAGAGGCGGGCTTCCAGGTAGGCAGGGTCCAGGAGGTTCAGGTCGCCTCGCTGCCCTCGGGCGTGGTCGTCCAGAACCCGGGCGCGGGCGCGCTGCCCGGCGAGAGCGGAGGCGTCGAAACAGGCGTGGAGCTGACGGTCAATATCCGGCCGGTGGCGGTGACGGTGGAGCCCAGCGTCGAAGTACGTGAGCCGCCGCCCTGCGAGTTTCCCTACCGCTTCGCGCTCGAGAGCGGCATCGCAGACGGCGAGGTCGTCGTCATCGCGCAGATTCGCGACGGCAACCCGCAGCGCCTCAGGCGGCTCCGGGCCGGGGGGGGCGAGGTCGTCGAAGGGCTGTGGACGATCACCGACGCCGGCCCCGTCACCTTCGGCCTTACCTTCAACGGGATTCCTTACGGCGAACCTACGACCACAACTTGCCGCCCCGCAACCGCGGGCTAG
- a CDS encoding iron ABC transporter permease yields MLTKQARLSSRRPKWPPLILLLPGVCVAAAVLLPLVYLVLRSVEAGPGIWTFILRPRTVEVLWRTLLLATSVTTVSLLLALPVAWLTLRTDLPLRRFWFVLCLLPLVIPSYVGAFAMVSAFAQGGLVSSWLSSWLNVSLPSVYGFWGALIVLTLFNYPYMLLAVRAGLRGLDPSLEEAARSLGRTSWQTFFQVTLPHLRPAIAAGALLVSLYVLSDFGAVSMLRYDSFTRAIYVQYENSFNRANAAVLGLMLVSLTGVVLLVDALVRGRARLDRVGSGAARRAPRLKLRGWTLPALLFLGLLVTLALVAPLSVIALWLWRGMASSQSVQLDWLAVWNTFSVSLLTAAVATLAAVPVAVLAVRFPSRLSALLERFSYLGYALPGIVVALSLVFFGARYAPWLYQSIAMLVFGYTVLFIPQAVGTIRATLLQINPHLEEAARSLGRSPAATLLEVTLPLVRPGLITGAALVFLTTMKELPATLLLGPTGFNTLATRTWSWSVEAFFAQAAPYALLLVLVSSVSVAILLSQEDLGDT; encoded by the coding sequence ATGCTCACGAAACAAGCCCGCCTCTCTTCCAGACGACCCAAGTGGCCTCCTCTCATCCTGCTGCTGCCGGGAGTCTGTGTGGCGGCGGCCGTGCTCTTGCCGCTCGTCTACCTCGTCTTGCGCTCGGTGGAGGCGGGGCCGGGCATCTGGACCTTCATCTTGCGGCCCAGAACCGTGGAGGTGCTGTGGCGGACGCTGCTGCTGGCGACCAGCGTCACCACCGTCAGCCTGCTCCTTGCGCTGCCGGTCGCCTGGCTCACCCTGCGCACCGATCTGCCGCTCAGGCGCTTCTGGTTCGTGCTCTGCCTCTTGCCCCTGGTGATTCCTAGCTATGTGGGCGCGTTTGCGATGGTCTCGGCCTTTGCTCAGGGCGGCTTGGTCTCCTCTTGGCTGTCGTCGTGGCTGAACGTGAGCTTGCCCAGCGTCTACGGCTTTTGGGGCGCGCTCATCGTGCTCACGCTCTTCAACTACCCTTACATGCTGCTCGCTGTCCGGGCGGGCCTGCGCGGGCTCGACCCCAGCCTCGAGGAGGCCGCCCGGAGCCTGGGCAGAACCTCGTGGCAGACCTTTTTTCAGGTCACCCTGCCGCACCTGCGCCCGGCCATCGCGGCGGGCGCGCTGCTCGTCTCGCTCTATGTCCTTTCGGACTTCGGCGCCGTCTCGATGCTCCGCTACGACTCCTTTACCCGCGCCATCTACGTGCAGTACGAAAACTCCTTCAACCGTGCGAACGCCGCCGTGCTCGGCCTCATGCTCGTCTCGCTGACCGGCGTGGTGCTGTTGGTGGACGCGCTCGTCCGGGGCCGGGCGCGGCTCGACCGGGTGGGTTCGGGCGCGGCGCGGCGCGCCCCCAGACTCAAGCTCCGGGGCTGGACGCTGCCCGCGCTCTTGTTTTTGGGTCTGCTGGTCACGCTCGCGCTGGTCGCGCCGCTCAGCGTGATCGCCCTCTGGCTGTGGCGCGGTATGGCGAGCAGCCAGAGTGTCCAGCTGGACTGGCTGGCGGTCTGGAATACCTTTAGCGTGTCCCTGCTGACCGCCGCGGTGGCGACCCTGGCGGCCGTGCCCGTCGCCGTCCTGGCGGTGCGCTTCCCATCGCGCCTGAGCGCGCTCCTGGAGCGCTTCTCCTACCTGGGCTACGCGCTGCCGGGCATCGTGGTGGCCCTGTCGCTGGTCTTTTTCGGGGCGCGTTACGCCCCCTGGCTCTACCAGAGCATCGCCATGCTGGTCTTCGGCTACACGGTGCTCTTCATCCCCCAGGCCGTCGGCACCATCCGGGCTACGCTGTTGCAGATCAACCCGCACCTCGAGGAGGCCGCCCGCAGCCTCGGCCGCTCGCCCGCAGCCACGCTTCTAGAGGTCACCCTACCGCTCGTCAGACCCGGCCTGATCACCGGCGCGGCGCTCGTCTTTTTGACCACCATGAAGGAGCTTCCCGCCACCCTGCTGCTGGGGCCGACGGGCTTCAATACCTTGGCGACGCGGACCTGGTCCTGGTCGGTCGAAGCCTTTTTCGCCCAGGCCGCGCCCTACGCGCTCTTGCTGGTGCTCGTCTCGTCGGTATCGGTGGCCATCCTGCTCTCGCAAGAGGATCTCGGCGATACCTAA
- the ftsH gene encoding ATP-dependent zinc metalloprotease FtsH, translating to MKRSFNPWLLVMVIILGFFIFQNLSQTGPGRSIPYSQFLEFVETGQVESVVIQGRNIQGDLRAETQVDIAGTLETIRSFRTVSAESGLPDTTLIPLLRDNNVVIENRPPSPWGGIALAFLPILLLLGVFWFFFMRAQGGPNQVMQFGQSKAKTYGRENKVKTTFDDVAGHEEAKQELIEVVDFLKNPQKYLRIGAEIPKGVLLVGPPGTGKTLLARAVAGEAGVPFLTVSASEFMEMFVGVGASRVRNLFEEARKSSPAIIFIDELDSIGRRRGAGIGGGHDEREQTLNQILSEMDGFEKDTSVIIIAATNRPDVLDSALLRPGRFDRQVTIGLPTQKERLHILQVHTRNKPVADDVDLERLASATPMFSGADLENLANEAALVAARTGKQIISWLDFNEALDRIILGLRRGSLVPSPEERRITAYHEAGHAVAYVAQPELGRARKVTIMPRGGAGGFMAPLSKERMYYNIDLFKQQLMVAFAGRVAEKRLTGTISSGAASDLKQATDIAKQMVFDFGMGGEEFIAWGSDSGPVFLGGEISRRKDFSETTARQLEEEVNKILASAYEETRRLVDDTWVAVTAVAEALLVQETLDGLWLEKAFEKAQEGVSAEAITEFILREARAAEEKIEEASRRAAEEAEAKRRRSADLERHKPAPQPQPAHKGSN from the coding sequence TTGAAACGTTCGTTTAATCCCTGGCTCTTGGTGATGGTCATCATCTTAGGCTTTTTCATCTTCCAGAACCTGAGTCAGACCGGCCCCGGCCGCAGCATTCCCTACTCGCAGTTCCTCGAGTTCGTCGAGACGGGCCAGGTGGAGTCGGTGGTCATCCAGGGCCGCAACATCCAGGGCGATTTGCGGGCCGAAACCCAGGTGGACATCGCCGGCACCTTGGAGACCATCCGCAGTTTCAGGACGGTGAGCGCCGAGAGCGGCCTTCCCGACACGACGCTGATCCCGCTGCTGCGCGACAACAACGTGGTCATCGAGAACCGGCCCCCCTCGCCCTGGGGCGGCATCGCCTTGGCGTTCTTGCCCATCCTGCTCTTGCTGGGGGTGTTCTGGTTCTTCTTCATGCGCGCCCAGGGCGGCCCCAACCAGGTCATGCAGTTCGGCCAGTCCAAGGCCAAGACCTACGGCCGCGAGAACAAGGTCAAAACCACCTTTGACGATGTGGCCGGCCACGAAGAGGCCAAGCAGGAGCTCATCGAGGTGGTGGACTTTCTCAAGAACCCGCAGAAGTACCTGCGCATCGGCGCCGAGATCCCCAAGGGCGTCTTGCTCGTCGGCCCGCCCGGCACCGGCAAGACGCTGTTGGCGCGCGCCGTGGCCGGCGAAGCGGGCGTGCCCTTCTTGACCGTGAGCGCGTCGGAGTTCATGGAGATGTTCGTGGGCGTCGGCGCCAGCCGCGTGCGCAATCTCTTCGAGGAGGCGCGCAAGAGCTCGCCGGCCATCATCTTCATCGACGAACTCGACTCGATCGGGCGGCGGCGCGGCGCGGGCATCGGCGGCGGCCACGACGAGCGCGAGCAGACCCTGAACCAGATCCTCAGCGAGATGGACGGCTTCGAGAAGGACACCTCGGTCATCATCATCGCCGCCACCAACCGCCCGGACGTTTTGGACTCGGCCTTGCTGCGCCCCGGCCGCTTCGACCGCCAGGTGACCATCGGCCTGCCCACCCAAAAGGAGCGCCTGCACATCCTCCAGGTCCATACCCGCAACAAGCCGGTCGCCGACGACGTGGACTTGGAGCGTTTGGCCAGCGCCACGCCGATGTTCTCGGGCGCGGACCTAGAAAACCTCGCCAACGAGGCGGCCTTGGTGGCGGCCCGGACCGGCAAGCAGATAATCTCCTGGCTGGACTTCAACGAGGCTTTGGACCGCATCATCCTGGGCCTGCGCCGCGGCAGCCTGGTACCGAGCCCCGAGGAGCGGCGCATCACCGCCTATCACGAGGCCGGCCACGCCGTCGCCTACGTCGCGCAGCCCGAACTCGGCCGGGCGCGCAAGGTCACCATCATGCCGCGGGGCGGCGCGGGCGGCTTTATGGCGCCGCTGTCCAAGGAGCGCATGTACTACAACATAGACCTCTTCAAACAGCAGCTCATGGTGGCCTTTGCCGGCCGCGTGGCCGAGAAGAGGCTGACCGGCACCATCTCGTCGGGGGCGGCCAGCGACCTCAAGCAGGCCACCGACATCGCCAAGCAGATGGTCTTCGACTTCGGCATGGGCGGCGAGGAGTTCATCGCCTGGGGCTCGGACTCGGGGCCGGTCTTCCTGGGCGGCGAGATCAGCCGCCGCAAGGATTTCAGCGAGACGACCGCGCGCCAGCTCGAGGAGGAGGTGAACAAGATCCTCGCCAGCGCCTACGAGGAAACGCGCAGGCTTGTCGACGATACCTGGGTGGCGGTGACGGCGGTCGCCGAGGCACTGCTCGTCCAGGAAACGCTGGACGGCCTGTGGCTCGAAAAGGCCTTCGAGAAGGCGCAAGAGGGCGTGAGCGCCGAGGCGATCACCGAGTTCATCTTGAGAGAAGCCCGGGCCGCCGAGGAAAAGATCGAGGAGGCCTCGCGTCGCGCCGCCGAGGAGGCCGAGGCCAAGCGCCGTCGCAGCGCCGACCTGGAACGCCACAAGCCGGCGCCGCAGCCGCAGCCGGCTCATAAGGGCTCGAACTAG